The Pantoea vagans genome includes a window with the following:
- the nth gene encoding endonuclease III → MNKDKRLQILTRLRDENPHPTTELYFSSPFELLIAVLLSAQATDVSVNKATAKLYPVANTPAAILALGVDGVKEYIKTIGLFNSKAENVIKTCRILIEQHGGEVPEDRAALEALPGVGRKTANVVLNTAFGWPTIAVDTHIFRVSNRTRFAPGKNVEEVEDKLIKVVPSAFKVDCHHWLILHGRYTCVARKPRCGSCLIEDLCEFDAKTEL, encoded by the coding sequence GTGAATAAAGATAAGCGTCTGCAAATTCTCACACGCCTGCGTGATGAGAATCCGCACCCTACCACTGAGCTTTACTTCAGCTCGCCGTTTGAGTTGTTGATTGCCGTACTGCTCTCTGCGCAGGCCACGGACGTCAGTGTCAATAAAGCCACGGCTAAGCTCTACCCGGTCGCCAATACCCCAGCGGCGATACTGGCGCTGGGTGTGGATGGCGTGAAAGAGTACATCAAGACCATCGGCCTGTTTAACAGCAAGGCTGAGAACGTGATTAAAACCTGCCGTATTCTGATTGAGCAACATGGCGGTGAAGTACCGGAAGACCGTGCCGCGCTGGAAGCGCTGCCAGGCGTAGGGCGCAAGACCGCCAATGTGGTGTTAAATACCGCCTTTGGTTGGCCGACCATTGCCGTGGATACCCATATTTTCCGCGTCAGCAACCGTACCCGTTTTGCACCGGGTAAGAATGTCGAAGAAGTGGAAGATAAGCTGATCAAAGTGGTGCCCTCAGCCTTTAAAGTGGATTGCCACCACTGGTTGATTCTGCACGGTCGCTACACCTGTGTGGCGCGTAAACCTCGCTGTGGTTCCTGTCTGATTGAAGATCTGTGTGAGTTTGACGCCAAAACCGAACTCTGA
- a CDS encoding CTP synthase produces MTQSVRVALIGDYRANAVAHQAIPPAVQLAAKSLSLHVTADWIATPEIDQCNLANYDAIWVVPGSPYLNDEGVFATIRWARENHKPFLGSCGGFQYAIVEYARHVLGWEDASHAETDKEGRWVIAPLACSLVEQRGTVTFEPGSRIAQAYGALESDEGYHCNFGVNPEFSAALASKNLNIISWDLDGDVRGIELTDHPFFVATLFQSERAALQNRLSPLVVAWLQAAAQ; encoded by the coding sequence ATGACGCAGTCCGTTCGTGTCGCCCTGATCGGCGATTACCGTGCCAATGCCGTTGCACACCAAGCCATCCCTCCTGCTGTTCAGCTCGCTGCAAAATCGCTTTCACTCCACGTCACCGCCGACTGGATCGCCACCCCTGAAATTGATCAATGCAATTTGGCCAATTACGATGCCATTTGGGTAGTGCCAGGCAGCCCCTATCTTAATGATGAAGGTGTGTTCGCCACGATCCGTTGGGCACGCGAAAACCACAAACCCTTCCTCGGATCCTGCGGGGGGTTTCAGTATGCGATAGTGGAGTACGCGCGCCATGTGTTGGGTTGGGAAGATGCGTCCCACGCGGAAACCGACAAAGAGGGGCGCTGGGTGATCGCGCCGCTGGCCTGTTCGCTGGTGGAACAGCGCGGGACGGTGACCTTCGAACCGGGATCGCGTATCGCGCAAGCCTACGGTGCATTAGAAAGTGATGAAGGCTATCACTGCAATTTTGGCGTGAATCCGGAATTCAGCGCTGCGCTGGCCAGCAAAAACCTGAATATCATCTCGTGGGATTTGGACGGTGACGTACGCGGTATAGAGTTGACCGACCATCCGTTCTTTGTCGCGACGCTGTTCCAGTCAGAACGTGCGGCGCTACAAAACCGTTTGTCACCGCTGGTTGTTGCCTGGCTGCAAGCTGCAGCGCAATAA
- a CDS encoding MliC family protein, whose product MKKIVILVGSLVMLSGCGMLHKQEQAPQTLRYQCGTLPLTVTLDNPKQQVSFILDGKPLTLTQTVSASGARYSDGTYVFWSKGNGAFVERNDKIVINDCELQHADASAQ is encoded by the coding sequence ATGAAAAAAATCGTTATTTTAGTGGGAAGTCTGGTGATGTTGAGTGGCTGCGGTATGCTGCACAAACAGGAACAGGCACCTCAGACGTTACGTTATCAGTGCGGCACTTTGCCCCTGACGGTCACGCTGGACAATCCAAAGCAGCAGGTTAGCTTTATTCTGGATGGCAAGCCGCTGACGTTAACGCAAACCGTGTCAGCGTCAGGGGCGCGTTACAGTGACGGGACCTATGTCTTCTGGTCAAAAGGCAACGGCGCTTTTGTTGAGCGTAATGACAAAATCGTGATTAATGACTGTGAATTGCAACATGCGGATGCGTCCGCCCAGTAA
- a CDS encoding electron transport complex subunit E has protein sequence MSEAKTLLVGGLWKNNSALVQLLGLCPLLAVTSTATNALGLGLATTLVLTITNSAISASRRWVPAEIRIPIYVMIIASVVSCVQMLINAYAYGLYQSLGIFIPLIVTNCIVVGRAEAVASKSSIPLSALDGFAIGMGATCAMVTLGSIRELIGSGTLFNGADQLLGPWAKALRIEVFHFDSPMLLAMLPPGAFIGLGMLLAGKYLIDQKMKQRAAHRAAAPEAAPQGETGKAV, from the coding sequence ATGAGTGAAGCCAAAACCCTACTGGTCGGTGGCCTGTGGAAAAATAACTCCGCCCTGGTGCAGCTATTGGGCCTGTGCCCGCTGCTGGCCGTGACATCAACAGCCACTAACGCCCTTGGACTGGGTCTTGCCACCACGCTGGTGCTGACCATCACCAACAGTGCCATCTCTGCTTCCCGACGTTGGGTGCCAGCTGAAATCCGTATTCCTATCTACGTGATGATCATTGCTTCGGTGGTGAGCTGCGTTCAGATGCTGATCAATGCCTACGCTTACGGACTTTATCAGTCACTCGGGATTTTTATTCCCTTAATCGTAACCAACTGCATCGTTGTGGGTCGTGCTGAAGCGGTGGCATCAAAAAGCAGCATCCCGCTCTCGGCGCTGGACGGTTTTGCCATTGGCATGGGGGCAACCTGTGCCATGGTCACGCTGGGATCGATTCGTGAACTAATTGGTAGTGGCACCCTGTTCAACGGTGCCGATCAGCTGCTGGGGCCATGGGCCAAAGCGCTGCGCATTGAGGTGTTCCATTTCGATTCACCGATGCTGCTGGCGATGCTGCCACCGGGTGCCTTTATCGGTTTGGGAATGTTGCTGGCAGGCAAATATCTGATCGATCAAAAGATGAAACAGCGTGCGGCTCATCGTGCCGCTGCCCCTGAAGCCGCACCGCAAGGTGAAACCGGGAAGGCAGTGTGA
- the rsxD gene encoding electron transport complex subunit RsxD — MAFRIASSPYTHNRRSTGNIMLLVVLAALPGMAAQWYFFGIGFLIQVLLATATAWITEGTILRLRKAPVVPTLSDNSALLTALLLGISLPPLAPWWLVVLGTVFAIVIAKQLYGGLGQNPFNPAMVGYVVLLISFPVQMTSWMPPDTLQAIKPGLLDSLSMIFTHHTLAGETMQQLQLGVDGVSQATPLDTFKTGLRAGHTAEQLLAEPIYTGVLAGLGWQWINLGYLLGGMLLLAKNAIRWHIPVSFLVSLACCATLGWLFSPESLNSPLIHLFSGATMLGAFFIATDPVTASTTNRGRLVYGALIGLLVWLIRSFGGYPDGVAFAVLLANICVPLIDYYTQPRVYGHRKD; from the coding sequence ATGGCTTTTCGTATCGCAAGTTCCCCTTATACCCATAACCGCCGCAGCACTGGCAATATCATGCTGTTGGTGGTGCTGGCTGCGCTGCCAGGGATGGCCGCGCAATGGTATTTCTTTGGCATTGGTTTTCTGATTCAGGTGTTACTGGCCACAGCCACCGCGTGGATCACCGAAGGTACCATTCTGCGCCTGCGTAAAGCGCCGGTCGTGCCAACGCTGAGCGATAATTCCGCGTTACTGACTGCACTGCTGCTCGGCATTAGCTTGCCGCCGCTGGCCCCTTGGTGGCTGGTGGTGCTGGGTACCGTCTTCGCCATCGTGATCGCGAAACAACTTTACGGCGGTTTGGGGCAGAACCCGTTCAACCCGGCGATGGTTGGCTATGTGGTGTTGCTGATCTCGTTCCCGGTACAGATGACCAGTTGGATGCCACCTGACACGCTACAAGCCATCAAGCCTGGCTTGTTAGACTCGCTCAGTATGATTTTTACCCACCACACACTGGCGGGGGAAACCATGCAACAGCTACAACTAGGCGTCGATGGCGTGAGCCAGGCTACACCGCTGGATACGTTCAAAACCGGTCTACGTGCGGGACACACCGCAGAGCAACTGCTGGCTGAGCCAATTTACACCGGCGTGCTGGCGGGTCTGGGCTGGCAGTGGATTAACCTCGGCTATCTTCTGGGCGGCATGTTGCTGCTGGCGAAGAATGCGATTCGCTGGCACATCCCGGTTAGCTTCCTGGTCTCACTGGCTTGTTGTGCCACCCTCGGTTGGCTGTTCTCGCCTGAATCGCTTAACTCACCGCTGATTCATCTGTTCTCCGGTGCCACCATGTTGGGCGCGTTTTTCATCGCCACCGATCCGGTCACGGCATCAACCACCAATCGTGGTCGTCTGGTGTATGGCGCACTGATTGGTTTACTCGTGTGGCTGATTCGCAGCTTTGGTGGTTATCCCGATGGCGTGGCGTTTGCCGTACTGCTGGCCAACATCTGCGTACCGCTGATTGATTACTACACCCAGCCGCGCGTTTACGGCCATCGCAAGGATTGA
- a CDS encoding LysR family transcriptional regulator has translation MDRFEELQIFVAVIQQGSLAGAARLLQRSPPVITRTLNALESRFSTTLIERTTRQLAPTEAGWQLFEQAQQLLSDYQKALDSAHHSGLQGLLRITAPVPFGRLHVMPLVNAFLQQHPEMQIEVVLSDSYQDLIENGLDIALRIGELQDSSMVARQVGSVRSTLVASPDYLQRAGVPTHPAELQQHALITSLRHTREWRFAHDLRVRIFPRLRVNDIASQLETLRGGQGIGRLLSYQVLDDVHDGKLVRLLPEWEPAPLPVQLVAQRVKNMTPKVRQFWDFALEQLPSLPCFTAEKRNPDGDS, from the coding sequence ATGGATAGGTTTGAAGAGCTACAGATTTTTGTCGCGGTGATTCAGCAAGGTAGCCTGGCAGGCGCTGCACGCCTTCTTCAGCGATCTCCTCCGGTGATCACGCGCACCTTGAATGCCCTGGAATCACGCTTCAGTACCACACTGATTGAGCGTACCACCCGTCAGTTGGCACCCACTGAAGCCGGCTGGCAGCTGTTTGAACAGGCGCAACAGTTGCTGAGTGATTATCAAAAGGCGCTGGATAGCGCGCACCACAGCGGCTTACAGGGGCTGTTACGCATCACCGCGCCCGTTCCTTTTGGTCGCCTCCACGTGATGCCACTGGTGAATGCGTTTCTGCAGCAGCATCCGGAGATGCAAATCGAAGTGGTGCTCAGCGACAGCTATCAGGATCTGATTGAAAACGGGCTGGATATCGCCCTGCGCATAGGTGAGCTGCAGGACTCCTCAATGGTGGCGCGCCAGGTAGGGAGCGTGCGTTCTACGCTAGTCGCCAGTCCCGATTATTTACAGCGGGCCGGTGTGCCCACTCATCCAGCTGAACTTCAGCAACATGCGCTGATCACCAGCTTGCGCCACACGCGAGAGTGGCGCTTCGCCCACGATCTCCGGGTGAGAATTTTCCCCCGTTTACGTGTTAATGATATTGCCAGCCAGCTGGAAACACTGCGCGGCGGCCAGGGCATCGGACGTTTGCTCTCTTATCAGGTACTGGATGACGTGCATGACGGAAAGCTGGTCCGTTTATTACCTGAGTGGGAACCCGCGCCCTTGCCGGTCCAACTGGTGGCGCAGCGCGTGAAGAATATGACACCCAAGGTCCGTCAATTTTGGGATTTTGCCCTTGAGCAGTTGCCTTCGCTTCCCTGCTTCACGGCAGAAAAGCGCAACCCAGACGGTGATTCCTGA
- the pdxY gene encoding pyridoxal kinase PdxY, producing the protein MKNILAIQSHVVYGHAGNSAAEFPMRRMGANVWPLNTVQFSNHTQYGHWTGTVMPATHLTDIVKGIAAIDRLKTCDAVLSGYLGSAEQGEQILEIVRQVKVANPNAWFFCDPVMGHPEKGCIVAPGVAEFHCKMAMPASDIIAPNLLELEMLSGHEIANVDQAVVAARALVAQGPKVVLVKHLARAGRRSDRFEMLLVTADECWHISRPLVDFGVRQPVGVGDLTSGLLLVDLLHGKSLQDALEHVTAAVYEVMLKTHEMGEYELQLVAAQDAIAQPTQHFAAEKL; encoded by the coding sequence ATGAAAAATATCCTCGCAATCCAGTCTCATGTGGTTTACGGCCACGCTGGTAACAGCGCCGCCGAATTCCCAATGCGTCGCATGGGCGCAAACGTTTGGCCGTTGAACACGGTTCAGTTCTCGAATCACACGCAATACGGTCACTGGACCGGCACCGTGATGCCCGCTACCCATCTGACGGATATCGTCAAAGGTATTGCGGCGATCGATCGCCTGAAGACCTGTGATGCGGTGCTGAGTGGTTATTTAGGTTCTGCGGAGCAGGGCGAGCAAATTTTAGAGATCGTGCGCCAGGTAAAAGTGGCCAACCCGAATGCCTGGTTCTTCTGCGATCCGGTGATGGGGCATCCTGAGAAAGGCTGTATCGTGGCGCCAGGCGTTGCGGAGTTCCACTGCAAGATGGCGATGCCCGCCAGCGATATCATCGCACCAAACCTGCTGGAACTTGAAATGCTCAGCGGCCATGAAATCGCCAACGTTGATCAAGCGGTGGTGGCGGCTCGTGCATTAGTCGCACAAGGCCCGAAAGTGGTGCTAGTGAAACATCTGGCACGCGCCGGACGTCGAAGTGACCGCTTTGAAATGCTGCTGGTGACGGCTGACGAGTGCTGGCACATCAGTCGCCCGCTGGTGGATTTTGGTGTGCGCCAACCGGTCGGTGTGGGCGACCTCACCAGTGGTCTGCTGTTGGTCGACTTGCTGCACGGTAAATCACTGCAGGATGCGCTGGAACACGTGACGGCAGCGGTATATGAAGTGATGCTGAAAACCCATGAAATGGGTGAGTACGAGCTGCAGCTGGTGGCAGCACAGGATGCGATTGCCCAGCCAACCCAGCATTTCGCCGCAGAAAAGCTGTAA
- a CDS encoding zinc-dependent alcohol dehydrogenase family protein has product MSLTPKPNSDALPPLPERNLALWYRQFGDPAQVLTLESSPLSPLAEGMLRVQMHFAPVNASDLIPITGAYRHRVAPPLVAGYEGVGTVFEASSEMQHLLGQRVLPLRGAGCWQRYVDIDARLAIAVPNDIPHQLAARAYINPLAALLMLQQWPVTGKNVLITAGGSTCAQLLAQWALRQGANQVVVVFRAAEHAVRLQAMGMTPIQESARDALKAVSAVTDVVFDAVGGDVGQLIWQQLNENAQFVAYGVLSGKPVQVKAARPALHWFHVRHTLGEIGMTQWQHLFAQLWPLLRNSDCGEVEIFPLTEWRAAIDCYHQSGRARKPLLCFDESI; this is encoded by the coding sequence GTGAGTTTGACGCCAAAACCGAACTCTGACGCATTGCCGCCGCTACCCGAGCGCAACCTCGCGCTCTGGTATCGGCAATTCGGCGATCCTGCCCAAGTCCTGACGCTGGAATCCTCCCCCTTATCCCCGCTTGCCGAGGGTATGTTGCGCGTGCAAATGCACTTCGCGCCGGTTAACGCTTCCGATTTGATCCCGATTACCGGTGCCTATCGCCATCGTGTTGCGCCACCGCTGGTGGCTGGCTATGAAGGTGTCGGCACCGTTTTTGAGGCATCGTCAGAGATGCAACACCTTTTAGGGCAACGCGTATTACCGTTACGCGGCGCTGGATGCTGGCAGCGCTATGTTGATATTGATGCGCGGCTTGCGATCGCTGTGCCCAACGATATTCCTCATCAGCTTGCTGCCCGCGCCTATATCAATCCGCTTGCCGCCTTATTGATGCTGCAACAGTGGCCCGTGACCGGAAAAAATGTGTTGATCACCGCTGGCGGTTCTACCTGCGCACAGTTGCTGGCGCAGTGGGCCCTGCGTCAGGGTGCAAACCAGGTGGTGGTGGTGTTTCGTGCCGCCGAACATGCTGTACGTTTGCAGGCCATGGGTATGACGCCCATACAGGAATCAGCGCGAGATGCGTTGAAGGCCGTCAGCGCTGTCACAGACGTGGTGTTTGATGCGGTGGGCGGTGATGTCGGGCAGTTGATTTGGCAACAGCTTAATGAAAATGCGCAGTTTGTCGCTTATGGCGTGCTCAGCGGCAAGCCGGTGCAGGTAAAAGCAGCCCGGCCAGCACTGCACTGGTTCCATGTTCGGCACACATTGGGTGAGATTGGCATGACGCAGTGGCAGCACCTGTTTGCGCAACTCTGGCCGTTGTTGCGTAACAGTGATTGTGGCGAGGTGGAAATATTCCCCCTGACGGAGTGGCGCGCAGCGATCGACTGTTATCACCAGTCGGGTCGAGCACGGAAACCCTTATTGTGTTTTGATGAGTCAATATAG
- the gstA gene encoding glutathione transferase GstA produces the protein MKLYCKPGACSLSPHIVARECGLDFTQVNVDLQKKVTELGEDYWQINPKGQVPALQFDDGSLLTEGVAIVQYLADLKPDRNLLAPTGSLTRYHTLEWLSFVSSELHKTFSPLFRPDTPEEYKAIVRAQLEKKYQAVNAALEDKQWLMGLRYTVADVYLFVVTRWAKAIKLDLSGLDALEAWFNRIAERPAVQAALKAEGLS, from the coding sequence ATGAAACTCTATTGCAAGCCCGGTGCCTGTTCGCTGTCACCGCACATCGTTGCGCGTGAATGCGGGCTGGACTTTACGCAGGTGAATGTCGATCTGCAGAAGAAAGTCACCGAGTTGGGAGAAGATTACTGGCAGATTAACCCGAAAGGACAGGTTCCCGCGCTGCAGTTTGATGATGGTAGTTTGCTGACCGAAGGCGTGGCGATTGTGCAGTATCTGGCGGATCTCAAACCGGATCGTAATCTGCTGGCACCCACCGGTAGCCTGACACGCTATCACACGCTGGAATGGCTGAGTTTTGTCAGCAGTGAGCTGCACAAAACTTTCTCTCCACTGTTCCGTCCGGACACGCCAGAAGAGTACAAAGCGATTGTCCGTGCGCAGCTTGAGAAGAAATATCAGGCGGTGAATGCAGCGCTGGAAGATAAGCAGTGGCTGATGGGCCTGCGTTATACCGTTGCCGATGTGTATCTGTTCGTGGTGACACGCTGGGCAAAAGCCATCAAGCTGGATCTGAGTGGGCTGGATGCGCTGGAAGCGTGGTTTAACCGGATCGCTGAACGTCCTGCAGTGCAGGCAGCGTTGAAAGCGGAAGGACTGTCTTAA
- the tyrS gene encoding tyrosine--tRNA ligase, with the protein MTSSNLIQQLQERGLVAQVTDEEALAERLAQGPIALYCGFDPTADSLHLGHLVPLLCLKRFQDAGHKPVALVGGATGLIGDPSFKAAERKLNTTDTVGEWVEKIRHQVAPFLNFDCGDNSAIAANNYDWFGGMNVLTFLRDIGKHFSVNQMINREAVKQRLNREDQGISYTEFSYNLLQGYDFAELNKRYDVVLQIGGSDQWGNITSGIDLTRRLHQQQAWGLTVPLITKSDGTKFGKTEGGAVWLDAKKTSPYKFYQFWINTADSDVYRFLKFFTFMSIEEINALEEEDKNSGKAPRAQYVLAEQVTRLVHGEAGLTAAKRITESLFSGSLSEMTEADFEQLAQDGMPVINLTADDDLQQALVAAELVPSRGQARTMIGSNAVSLNGEKQSDAEYRFSESDKLFGRFTLLRRGKKHYCLINWQ; encoded by the coding sequence ATGACCAGCAGTAACCTGATACAACAATTGCAAGAAAGGGGCTTAGTCGCCCAGGTAACGGACGAGGAAGCGTTAGCAGAGCGACTGGCGCAAGGGCCAATTGCACTCTATTGCGGATTCGATCCGACCGCTGATAGCTTGCATTTGGGCCATCTGGTGCCGCTGCTCTGCCTGAAACGTTTTCAGGACGCCGGACACAAGCCGGTCGCGCTGGTGGGTGGTGCCACCGGTCTGATTGGCGACCCCAGCTTTAAAGCAGCAGAACGTAAACTCAACACCACCGATACCGTGGGCGAATGGGTTGAGAAAATTCGTCACCAGGTGGCGCCTTTCCTTAACTTCGATTGCGGTGATAACAGCGCCATCGCGGCCAATAACTACGACTGGTTCGGCGGCATGAATGTGCTGACCTTCCTGCGCGACATCGGCAAACACTTCTCTGTTAACCAGATGATTAACCGCGAAGCGGTAAAACAGCGTCTGAACCGTGAAGATCAGGGTATTTCATACACCGAGTTCTCTTACAACCTGCTGCAGGGTTACGATTTTGCAGAACTGAACAAGCGTTATGACGTGGTGCTGCAGATTGGCGGTTCCGATCAGTGGGGCAACATCACTTCGGGTATCGACTTAACTCGTCGTCTGCATCAACAGCAAGCCTGGGGCCTGACGGTTCCTCTGATCACCAAATCAGACGGCACCAAGTTCGGTAAAACCGAAGGTGGCGCGGTCTGGCTCGATGCCAAGAAAACCAGCCCGTACAAGTTCTACCAGTTCTGGATTAATACCGCGGATTCTGACGTCTATCGCTTCCTGAAGTTCTTCACCTTCATGAGCATTGAAGAGATCAATGCGCTGGAAGAAGAAGATAAAAACAGCGGTAAAGCGCCACGCGCCCAGTATGTGTTGGCAGAGCAGGTGACGCGTCTGGTACATGGCGAAGCGGGTCTGACAGCAGCGAAACGCATTACTGAAAGCCTGTTCTCTGGCAGCCTGAGTGAGATGACCGAAGCGGACTTCGAGCAGTTAGCGCAGGACGGTATGCCGGTGATCAATCTGACCGCCGATGACGATCTGCAGCAGGCGCTGGTTGCCGCTGAACTGGTGCCTTCACGCGGGCAGGCGCGCACCATGATCGGCTCTAACGCGGTGTCTCTGAACGGTGAAAAACAATCTGATGCCGAGTATCGTTTCAGCGAGAGTGACAAACTGTTTGGTCGCTTTACGCTGTTGCGTCGCGGTAAAAAACACTACTGCCTGATAAACTGGCAGTAA
- the pdxH gene encoding pyridoxamine 5'-phosphate oxidase, protein MSDSDSLQNIAHLRREYTRGGLRRNDLPDTPLALFEQWLKQACVAQLPDPTAMTVATVDSNGQPYQRIVLLKHYDDRGMVFYTNLGSRKAMQLADNPRISLHFPWHYLERQVMVLGEVEKLTPLEVLKYFSSRPRDSQIGAWVSKQSSRISARGVLEGKFLELKQKFQQGEVPLPSFWGGYRVKFHTMEFWQGGEHRLHDRFLYQREGNGWTIDRLAP, encoded by the coding sequence ATGAGCGACAGTGACAGCTTGCAAAATATTGCCCATCTGCGTCGTGAATACACCCGCGGCGGGCTGCGACGTAATGATCTGCCAGACACGCCTCTGGCACTGTTTGAACAGTGGTTAAAGCAGGCGTGTGTTGCGCAGTTGCCCGATCCTACGGCCATGACGGTGGCCACGGTGGACAGCAATGGGCAACCCTATCAGCGCATTGTGCTGCTCAAGCACTATGACGATCGGGGAATGGTGTTTTACACCAATCTCGGCAGCCGTAAAGCGATGCAATTGGCGGATAACCCTCGCATCTCGCTGCACTTCCCATGGCACTATCTTGAGCGCCAGGTGATGGTGCTGGGAGAAGTGGAGAAACTGACGCCCTTGGAAGTGCTGAAATACTTCAGCAGCCGCCCGCGTGACAGCCAGATTGGCGCCTGGGTTTCAAAGCAGTCGAGCCGTATCTCGGCGCGCGGTGTGCTGGAGGGCAAGTTCCTGGAACTGAAGCAGAAGTTCCAGCAAGGTGAGGTGCCGCTGCCCAGTTTCTGGGGTGGATACCGTGTCAAATTCCACACCATGGAGTTCTGGCAGGGGGGAGAACACCGTCTGCACGATCGCTTCCTCTACCAACGTGAAGGCAACGGCTGGACGATTGACCGCTTAGCGCCTTAA
- the rsxG gene encoding electron transport complex subunit RsxG, with protein sequence MIEAIRKNAVTLAAFAVITTGVTAVVNYVTKPTVEHQTALQQKNLLDQVVPTDLYDNHIQQECFLVTDAAALGNDKPHHLYLARKGDQPVAAALETTAPDGYSGAIQMLVGADFHGKVLGVRVVEHHETPGLGDKIELRISDWINSFNGKVVHGADDKNFAVKKDGGEFDQFTGATITPRAVVNATKRTALLIETLPAKLASLPECGDAQ encoded by the coding sequence ATGATCGAAGCTATTCGTAAAAATGCGGTCACGCTGGCGGCATTTGCCGTGATCACCACCGGCGTGACGGCCGTGGTGAACTATGTCACCAAGCCGACGGTGGAGCACCAAACGGCCTTACAGCAAAAAAACCTGCTCGATCAGGTGGTGCCGACCGATCTGTATGACAACCACATCCAGCAGGAGTGTTTTCTGGTCACGGATGCCGCCGCGTTGGGTAATGATAAACCCCATCATCTCTATCTGGCACGCAAAGGCGATCAACCCGTTGCGGCGGCGCTTGAGACTACCGCGCCAGACGGCTATTCTGGTGCGATTCAGATGCTGGTCGGTGCCGACTTTCATGGCAAAGTTCTGGGTGTGCGCGTGGTCGAACATCATGAAACACCTGGCCTTGGCGATAAAATCGAGCTGCGTATTTCGGACTGGATTAATAGCTTTAACGGTAAAGTGGTACACGGCGCCGACGATAAGAATTTCGCCGTGAAAAAAGACGGCGGTGAATTCGACCAATTTACGGGTGCGACTATCACACCACGCGCGGTGGTCAATGCCACCAAACGCACTGCCCTGCTGATTGAAACGTTGCCAGCGAAGCTCGCTTCGCTGCCCGAATGTGGAGATGCCCAATGA
- a CDS encoding DDE-type integrase/transposase/recombinase, whose product MPWTETVTMQRLHFILACQAGEKSMTELCHLHGISRKTGYKWLKRFNAEELSSVENRSRARLTQPEKIPPDIAGQLVLFRQQHPDWGPKKIRHWFLNNNADFIVPAASTIGDLLKEEGLVSPRIRRKRTPGNLNELTDANRNNHVWSADFKGRFRLKDGSWCRPFTLTDNHSRYLLCCEPGTSETTTFVRGCMEAAFREGGLPDIIRTDNGSPFVAPGILALTQWSVWLMKLGIKTERTTPGCPGQNARHERMHLSMKTAMSHHDVFGSLSEQRVWCNGWRNEFNREKPHEAHGQVPPAKIWVPSPRSWDGKVPEVNYPEGAKLYKVGEKGDLSLNGRTFLSSALRGEYVRFLEVDDGVDVILFDRVILAYYDRAEKSIIRID is encoded by the coding sequence ATGCCCTGGACTGAGACTGTTACCATGCAACGCCTTCATTTCATCCTCGCCTGTCAGGCAGGCGAGAAATCCATGACCGAGCTTTGCCACCTTCACGGCATTAGTCGAAAAACCGGCTATAAATGGCTTAAGCGATTTAATGCTGAAGAGCTCTCCTCTGTTGAAAATCGCTCCCGTGCCCGTCTCACGCAGCCAGAAAAAATCCCTCCGGATATCGCCGGACAACTCGTCCTCTTTCGCCAGCAGCATCCCGACTGGGGGCCTAAAAAAATTCGCCACTGGTTCCTCAATAACAACGCTGACTTCATCGTTCCCGCGGCCAGCACGATAGGGGACCTTTTGAAAGAAGAAGGGCTGGTTTCTCCACGGATAAGGCGCAAGCGTACGCCGGGAAATCTGAACGAACTCACCGATGCGAACAGGAATAATCACGTCTGGAGCGCTGACTTTAAGGGCCGCTTTCGCCTGAAAGACGGCAGCTGGTGCCGCCCGTTCACCCTCACCGACAACCACAGCCGCTACCTCCTGTGCTGTGAGCCCGGCACGTCAGAGACCACGACATTCGTGCGTGGCTGTATGGAAGCCGCCTTCCGCGAAGGTGGACTCCCCGACATTATCCGCACCGATAACGGCTCTCCCTTCGTCGCGCCGGGCATCCTGGCGCTGACACAGTGGAGCGTGTGGCTGATGAAGTTGGGTATTAAAACAGAAAGAACCACGCCGGGATGTCCGGGGCAAAATGCCCGTCACGAGCGCATGCATCTCTCGATGAAGACCGCGATGAGCCACCATGATGTGTTTGGCTCGCTGTCGGAACAACGGGTGTGGTGTAACGGATGGCGTAATGAGTTCAATCGGGAGAAGCCGCATGAGGCTCATGGACAGGTACCGCCCGCAAAAATATGGGTGCCCTCACCGCGAAGTTGGGATGGAAAAGTGCCTGAGGTGAACTATCCGGAGGGGGCAAAGCTATATAAAGTCGGAGAAAAAGGTGACCTGAGCCTGAACGGGCGCACGTTCCTGAGTTCGGCATTACGGGGTGAGTACGTGAGGTTCCTGGAAGTGGATGACGGAGTTGACGTCATCCTCTTCGACAGGGTGATACTGGCGTATTATGACCGGGCAGAAAAAAGTATTATTCGAATCGACTGA